The Mycolicibacterium hassiacum DSM 44199 genome includes a window with the following:
- a CDS encoding MFS transporter: protein MRRFAFPLLAYAFAAVMTGTTMPTPMYAHYAAQLGFGVVTTTVVYATYAGGVLVALLLFGRWSDAVGRRPLLLGGLAAALISGAVFLAADSVTLLLIGRFFSGLSAGVFTGTATAAVIEAAPAPWRSRAAAVATVANIGGLGLGPVLAGLLVQYAPQPLRLSFVVHIAMVVLAAAAVITAPETSPRAGRLALQRLSVPPEVRSVFVVAGIAAFAGFAVTGLYAAVAPSFVVEVVGTANQAVAGATAGSIFAASAVAQVLANRMDPRRALVVGCAVLVAGMAVLAVALQTSSLPGLIAAAVTAGAGQGIGFSRGLAAIAARTPAERRAEVNSTYFGIGYIAISLPIVGFGLAAEVWGLRAAGVSFAVGVALLAAVCLAAVLVQTRSRRSAAAV from the coding sequence GTGCGCCGATTCGCCTTCCCGCTGCTGGCCTACGCGTTCGCCGCGGTGATGACCGGCACCACGATGCCCACCCCGATGTACGCGCACTACGCCGCACAACTGGGTTTCGGGGTGGTGACCACGACCGTCGTCTACGCCACCTACGCCGGCGGGGTGCTGGTGGCGCTGCTGCTGTTCGGACGCTGGTCGGACGCGGTGGGCAGGCGGCCGCTGCTGCTCGGCGGGCTGGCCGCCGCGCTGATCAGCGGCGCGGTGTTCCTCGCCGCCGACTCGGTGACGCTGCTGCTGATCGGGCGGTTCTTCTCGGGCCTGTCGGCGGGTGTGTTCACGGGTACCGCGACCGCCGCGGTCATCGAGGCCGCACCGGCCCCGTGGCGGTCACGGGCCGCCGCGGTGGCGACGGTCGCCAACATCGGTGGGCTGGGCCTCGGCCCGGTGCTGGCCGGGCTGCTGGTGCAGTACGCCCCGCAGCCGCTGCGGCTCAGCTTCGTCGTGCATATCGCGATGGTCGTGCTGGCCGCCGCGGCGGTGATCACCGCACCCGAGACGTCTCCGCGCGCGGGGCGGTTGGCACTGCAGCGGTTGTCGGTGCCACCCGAGGTGCGTTCGGTGTTCGTGGTGGCCGGCATCGCGGCGTTCGCCGGTTTCGCGGTGACCGGGTTGTACGCGGCGGTGGCGCCGTCGTTCGTCGTCGAGGTCGTCGGCACCGCCAACCAGGCCGTCGCCGGGGCGACGGCCGGTTCGATCTTCGCCGCCTCGGCCGTCGCGCAGGTGCTGGCCAACCGGATGGACCCGCGGCGGGCGCTGGTGGTCGGCTGCGCGGTGCTCGTCGCCGGCATGGCGGTGCTCGCGGTCGCGTTGCAGACGTCGTCGCTGCCCGGGCTCATCGCGGCGGCGGTGACCGCCGGTGCGGGCCAGGGCATCGGTTTCAGCCGCGGGCTGGCCGCGATCGCCGCACGCACCCCGGCCGAGCGCCGCGCCGAGGTCAACTCGACGTACTTCGGCATCGGCTACATCGCGATCTCGCTGCCGATCGTCGGGTTCGGGCTGGCTGCCGAGGTCTGGGGTTTGCGGGCCGCCGGGGTGAGCTTCGCGGTCGGGGTGGCGCTGCTGGCCGCGGTGTGCCTGGCCGCCGTGCTGGTCCAGACCCGCTCGCGGCGCAGCGCCGCAGCGGTTTGA
- a CDS encoding 4a-hydroxytetrahydrobiopterin dehydratase — translation MAVLSDEQIAAALADLPGWEHADGVLRRSVTFPRFLDGIEAVRRVAEQAEARDHHPDIDIRWRTVTFALVTHSQGGITDKDVELAGIINAVVDR, via the coding sequence ATGGCTGTGTTATCCGACGAACAGATCGCTGCCGCGCTCGCCGATCTGCCCGGTTGGGAGCACGCCGACGGCGTGCTGCGCCGCTCGGTCACATTCCCCAGGTTTCTCGACGGCATCGAGGCGGTGCGCCGCGTGGCCGAGCAGGCGGAGGCAAGGGATCATCACCCTGACATCGATATCCGTTGGCGCACGGTCACTTTTGCATTGGTGACGCATTCGCAGGGCGGAATCACCGACAAGGACGTCGAGCTGGCCGGGATCATCAACGCCGTCGTCGACCGGTAG
- a CDS encoding (deoxy)nucleoside triphosphate pyrophosphohydrolase produces the protein MPAEPTSVVVAGALINAGSLLVAQRARPPELAGLWELPGGKVAPGESDEAALARELHEELGIEVSVGARLGADVALSPTIALRAYLVRQTGGQLHVNDHRAIRWITVDELDELAWVPADRTWLPALRAALGGR, from the coding sequence ATGCCCGCGGAACCAACGTCTGTCGTCGTCGCCGGCGCGCTGATCAACGCCGGCTCGTTGCTGGTGGCGCAGCGCGCGCGGCCGCCGGAGCTGGCCGGGTTGTGGGAGCTGCCCGGCGGCAAGGTTGCGCCCGGGGAAAGCGATGAGGCGGCGCTGGCGCGGGAACTGCACGAGGAACTCGGCATCGAGGTCAGCGTCGGGGCCCGGTTGGGCGCCGACGTCGCGTTGAGCCCGACGATCGCGTTGCGCGCCTACCTGGTGCGACAGACCGGCGGGCAGCTGCACGTCAACGACCACCGCGCAATCCGGTGGATCACCGTCGACGAACTCGACGAGCTGGCCTGGGTTCCCGCCGACCGCACCTGGCTGCCGGCGCTGCGCGCGGCGCTGGGTGGTCGGTAG
- a CDS encoding mannosyltransferase translates to MVSLEGVDTVTELRTRGPRLSPRVAAVAPFALVISVAARLAWTYLAPNGANFVDLHVYVGGAAMLDGGELYSYVYGEQTPDFALPFTYPPFAALVFYPLHMVPFGVLALASHLVSIAALYGVVRISQRLLGAVDPRSTMLWTAVGIWLEPLRSTFDYGQINVLLVLAVLYAVYSTRGWVSGLLVGVAAGIKLTPAVSGLYFLGARRWGVVFGSAGVFLATVVLSAVLLRDETWYYFTQLLGEAQRVGPIGTSTNQSWRGGISRILGYDAGYGPLVIAGIALTAVLAALAWRAIGGAADRLGALVVVQLFGLLLSPISWTHHWVWLLPLMIWLLHGPLGTRRGARLLGWAWLVLLLVGVPWLLGFAQSELWAISRPWYLAWAGLVYIVATLTTLGYIAATGRRRR, encoded by the coding sequence ATCGTTAGTCTCGAGGGAGTAGACACCGTCACCGAACTTCGAACGCGAGGGCCGCGGCTGTCTCCCCGGGTCGCGGCGGTTGCCCCGTTTGCGCTCGTGATCAGCGTCGCGGCGCGGCTGGCGTGGACCTATCTGGCGCCGAACGGCGCGAACTTCGTCGACCTGCACGTCTACGTCGGCGGGGCGGCCATGCTCGACGGCGGCGAGCTCTACTCGTACGTCTACGGCGAGCAGACCCCCGACTTCGCGCTGCCGTTCACCTATCCACCGTTCGCGGCGCTGGTGTTCTACCCGCTGCACATGGTGCCGTTCGGCGTGTTGGCACTGGCGTCGCATCTGGTGAGCATCGCCGCGCTGTACGGCGTGGTCCGCATCAGCCAGCGGCTGCTCGGCGCGGTCGACCCGCGCAGCACGATGCTGTGGACGGCGGTGGGGATCTGGCTCGAGCCGCTGCGCAGCACCTTCGACTACGGGCAGATCAACGTGCTGCTGGTGCTGGCGGTGCTCTACGCCGTGTACAGCACCCGCGGCTGGGTGTCGGGCCTGCTGGTCGGGGTGGCGGCCGGCATCAAGCTGACCCCTGCGGTGTCGGGCCTGTACTTCCTCGGCGCGCGGCGCTGGGGGGTGGTGTTCGGGAGCGCCGGCGTATTCCTCGCGACCGTCGTCCTGTCCGCGGTGCTGCTGCGCGACGAGACCTGGTACTACTTCACCCAACTGCTCGGCGAAGCTCAGCGGGTGGGGCCGATCGGCACCTCGACCAACCAGTCGTGGCGCGGCGGCATCTCCCGGATCCTGGGCTACGACGCGGGCTACGGGCCGTTGGTGATCGCCGGCATCGCCCTCACCGCGGTGCTGGCGGCGCTGGCCTGGCGGGCCATCGGCGGCGCCGCCGACCGGCTGGGCGCGCTCGTGGTGGTGCAGCTGTTCGGGTTGTTGCTGTCGCCGATCTCGTGGACCCACCACTGGGTATGGCTGCTGCCGTTGATGATCTGGTTGCTGCACGGGCCGCTGGGCACCCGCCGGGGAGCCAGGCTGCTGGGCTGGGCATGGCTGGTGCTGCTGCTGGTCGGGGTGCCGTGGTTACTGGGCTTCGCGCAGTCGGAGCTGTGGGCGATCTCCCGGCCGTGGTATCTGGCGTGGGCCGGACTGGTGTACATCGTCGCGACGCTGACGACGCTGGGTTACATCGCCGCTACCGGTCGACGACGGCGTTGA
- the typA gene encoding translational GTPase TypA, protein MDFRNVAIVAHVDHGKTTLVDAMLRQSGALRHRGDDTTERILDSGDLEREKGITILAKNTAVHRHHPDGSVTVINVIDTPGHADFGGEVERGLSMVDGVLLLVDAAEGPLPQTRFVLRKALAAHLPVLLVVNKTDRPDARIAEVVSESHDLLLDVASDLDEEAQQAAEVALGLPTLYASGRAGIASTTPPPDGQVPDGTNLDPLFDALLEYIPPPSGDPDKPLQALVTNLDASAFLGRLALIRIHNGRLRKGQQVAWLREVDGEPVVATAKITELLVTEGVERRPTDEAVAGDIVAVAGLPEIMIGDTLADPDHPDPLPRITVDEPAISVTIGTNTSPLAGKVPGHKLTARMVRNRLEQELVGNVSIRLVDIGRPDAWEVQGRGELALAVLVETMRREGFELTVGKPEVVTKTIDGKLHEPYEALTIDIPEQYVGAVTQLMAARKGRMVDMTNHAAGWVRMDFSVPSRGLIGFRTEFLTETRGTGIANAVFDGWRPWAGEIRARHTGSLVSDRSGQVTAYALLQLADRGQFFVSPGDETYEGHVVGVNPRAEDLDINVTREKKLTNMRSSTAEVMETLAKPLELDLERAMEFCAPDECVEVTPEVVRVRKVELSAAQRARAKARAKARG, encoded by the coding sequence GTGGATTTTCGTAACGTCGCCATAGTGGCACACGTCGACCACGGGAAGACGACGCTGGTCGACGCGATGCTGCGGCAGTCCGGTGCGCTGCGGCACCGCGGCGACGACACCACCGAGCGGATTCTCGACTCCGGCGATCTGGAGCGGGAAAAGGGCATCACCATCCTGGCCAAGAACACCGCTGTTCACCGCCACCACCCAGACGGCAGCGTCACCGTCATCAACGTCATCGACACCCCGGGCCACGCCGACTTCGGCGGCGAGGTGGAACGCGGGCTGTCCATGGTCGACGGGGTGCTGCTGCTCGTCGACGCGGCCGAGGGCCCGCTGCCGCAGACCCGGTTCGTGCTGCGCAAGGCGCTGGCCGCGCACCTGCCGGTGCTGCTGGTGGTCAACAAGACCGATCGCCCCGACGCGCGGATCGCCGAGGTCGTCTCCGAGAGCCACGACCTGTTGCTGGACGTCGCCTCCGACCTGGACGAGGAGGCCCAGCAGGCCGCCGAGGTGGCGCTGGGCCTGCCCACCCTGTACGCATCGGGGCGGGCCGGTATCGCCAGCACCACGCCGCCGCCGGACGGACAGGTCCCCGACGGCACCAACCTCGATCCGCTGTTCGACGCGCTGCTCGAGTACATCCCGCCGCCGAGCGGCGATCCGGACAAACCGCTGCAGGCGCTCGTCACCAACCTCGACGCGTCGGCGTTCCTGGGCCGGCTGGCGCTGATCCGCATCCACAACGGCCGGCTGCGCAAGGGCCAACAGGTGGCGTGGCTGCGTGAGGTCGACGGTGAGCCGGTGGTGGCCACCGCGAAGATCACCGAGCTGCTGGTCACCGAGGGCGTCGAGCGCCGCCCCACCGACGAGGCGGTCGCCGGCGACATCGTCGCGGTCGCGGGACTGCCGGAGATCATGATCGGCGACACCCTGGCCGACCCTGATCACCCGGACCCGCTGCCGCGCATCACCGTCGACGAGCCGGCCATCTCGGTGACCATCGGCACCAACACCTCCCCGCTGGCCGGCAAGGTGCCCGGTCACAAGCTCACCGCCCGGATGGTGCGCAACCGGCTGGAGCAGGAGCTGGTCGGCAATGTGTCGATCCGGCTGGTCGACATCGGCCGGCCCGACGCGTGGGAGGTGCAGGGCCGCGGCGAGCTCGCGCTGGCGGTGCTGGTGGAGACCATGCGCCGGGAGGGGTTCGAACTGACCGTCGGCAAACCGGAGGTCGTCACCAAGACCATCGACGGCAAGCTGCACGAGCCCTACGAGGCGCTGACCATCGACATCCCGGAGCAGTACGTCGGCGCGGTCACCCAGCTGATGGCCGCCCGCAAGGGGCGCATGGTCGACATGACCAACCACGCCGCCGGCTGGGTGCGGATGGACTTCAGCGTGCCCAGCCGCGGGCTGATCGGCTTCCGCACCGAGTTCCTCACCGAGACCCGTGGCACCGGCATCGCCAACGCGGTGTTCGACGGCTGGCGGCCGTGGGCCGGCGAGATCCGCGCCCGCCACACCGGGTCACTGGTGTCCGACCGCTCGGGCCAGGTCACCGCCTACGCGTTGTTGCAGCTCGCCGACCGCGGCCAGTTCTTCGTCTCCCCGGGCGACGAGACCTACGAGGGCCACGTGGTGGGGGTCAACCCGCGCGCCGAGGACCTCGACATCAACGTCACCCGCGAGAAGAAGCTGACCAACATGCGCAGCTCCACCGCCGAGGTGATGGAGACGCTCGCCAAACCGCTCGAGCTCGATCTCGAGCGGGCGATGGAGTTCTGTGCGCCGGACGAATGCGTCGAGGTGACCCCCGAGGTGGTGCGGGTGCGCAAGGTGGAGCTGTCCGCCGCGCAACGTGCCCGCGCCAAGGCCCGGGCCAAAGCCCGGGGCTGA
- the mshB gene encoding N-acetyl-1-D-myo-inositol-2-amino-2-deoxy-alpha-D-glucopyranoside deacetylase, whose product METPRLLFVHAHPDDETLTTGATIAHYAARGAQVRVVTCTLGEEGEVIGDEWALLAVDHADQLGGYRIAELTAALRALGADGPHYLGGAGRWRDSGMAGTPARRQQRFVDADDREVIGALVAVIRELRPHVVVTYDPGGGYGHPDHIQAHRVTMAAVTAAAGTDYPGEPWSVPKVYWTVVAKSALAEGLAALGDIPPDWIRVAPDELGFGYADEDIDAVVEAPDQLAAKVAALRAHRTQVSVAPDGASFALSNRIVLPIGAVEHYVLAAGRSGERDARGWETDLLAGLNLG is encoded by the coding sequence ATGGAGACCCCGCGGCTGCTGTTCGTCCACGCCCATCCCGACGACGAGACCCTCACCACCGGTGCGACCATCGCGCACTACGCCGCTCGCGGGGCGCAGGTACGGGTCGTCACCTGCACCCTCGGCGAGGAGGGCGAGGTCATCGGGGACGAATGGGCGCTGCTGGCCGTCGACCACGCCGACCAGCTCGGCGGCTACCGGATCGCCGAGCTCACCGCGGCGCTGCGGGCCCTCGGCGCCGACGGGCCGCACTATCTCGGCGGCGCCGGCCGCTGGCGCGACTCGGGGATGGCCGGCACCCCGGCGCGGCGCCAGCAGCGCTTCGTCGACGCCGACGACCGTGAGGTGATCGGCGCGCTGGTGGCCGTCATCCGTGAGCTGCGCCCGCACGTCGTGGTCACCTACGACCCCGGCGGGGGGTACGGGCACCCCGACCACATCCAGGCGCACCGGGTGACGATGGCCGCCGTGACCGCCGCGGCCGGCACCGACTACCCGGGCGAACCCTGGTCGGTGCCCAAGGTGTACTGGACCGTCGTCGCCAAGAGCGCTCTGGCCGAAGGGCTCGCCGCCCTCGGTGACATCCCGCCCGACTGGATCCGGGTCGCACCCGACGAGTTGGGTTTCGGTTACGCCGACGAGGACATCGACGCGGTCGTCGAGGCGCCCGATCAGCTCGCGGCCAAGGTGGCCGCCCTGCGGGCGCACCGCACCCAGGTGAGCGTCGCCCCGGACGGCGCGTCCTTCGCGCTGTCGAACCGGATCGTGCTGCCGATCGGCGCGGTCGAGCACTACGTGCTGGCCGCGGGCCGGTCGGGGGAGCGCGATGCCCGCGGGTGGGAGACCGATCTGCTGGCCGGACTGAACCTCGGGTAG
- a CDS encoding DUF1059 domain-containing protein: protein MKTHLNCPCGEAIVGKDEDDLVEKAQQHLKESHPGLEYDRDAILFMAY from the coding sequence ATGAAGACACATCTGAACTGCCCCTGCGGTGAGGCCATCGTCGGCAAGGACGAGGACGATCTGGTGGAGAAGGCCCAGCAGCATCTGAAAGAGTCCCATCCCGGCCTCGAATACGACCGCGACGCCATCCTGTTCATGGCGTACTGA
- a CDS encoding Rv1157c family protein gives MSAKLFTSVAATLACAVTLPLAGVAQAEPAPPLPIDGFQAPGLSAVQGLAPAIQQAAADPTNAASTLMAAAAVFAGDAAAPAESRNVATAVNQFVAHTPAPGAVPGAQAHLPAGVNPRYAVGPVPAPDAHIAGEPAAPGPAAPTPPAEPQAAPAPEAPAAPEAATPPGLTFGPDAPPVQEFMYPSISNNCLADGGNVLATAISVAGPADIPTPGPGPGQTAYVFTAIGTPGPAPEQKLPLNVTWVNLTTGKSGTATLTPRPDINPDGPTTLTAIVDTGSGSIISTIFGQVTTVEKQCQFMPTIGSTVVP, from the coding sequence ATGTCAGCCAAGTTGTTCACCTCGGTAGCGGCCACCCTCGCCTGCGCGGTCACGCTGCCCCTGGCCGGTGTGGCCCAGGCGGAGCCGGCTCCGCCCCTGCCGATCGACGGGTTCCAGGCGCCCGGTCTGTCGGCCGTGCAGGGCCTGGCCCCGGCGATCCAGCAGGCCGCCGCTGATCCGACCAACGCGGCATCGACATTGATGGCCGCCGCCGCGGTGTTCGCCGGGGACGCCGCGGCACCGGCCGAATCCCGCAACGTCGCAACGGCGGTCAACCAGTTCGTCGCGCACACCCCCGCACCGGGCGCGGTGCCCGGTGCGCAGGCACACCTCCCGGCCGGGGTCAACCCGCGCTACGCGGTGGGCCCGGTGCCCGCGCCGGATGCGCACATCGCCGGGGAGCCCGCCGCGCCCGGGCCCGCAGCGCCGACCCCGCCCGCCGAGCCGCAGGCGGCCCCGGCACCCGAAGCGCCCGCCGCCCCGGAGGCGGCGACGCCGCCGGGGCTGACATTCGGGCCGGACGCCCCGCCGGTTCAGGAGTTCATGTACCCGTCGATCAGCAACAACTGCCTGGCCGACGGCGGCAACGTGCTGGCCACCGCGATCTCGGTGGCCGGGCCCGCCGACATCCCGACGCCGGGGCCGGGGCCGGGGCAGACGGCGTACGTGTTCACCGCGATCGGCACACCGGGACCGGCGCCGGAGCAGAAGCTGCCGCTGAACGTGACCTGGGTGAATCTGACCACCGGCAAGTCGGGCACCGCCACCCTCACCCCGCGCCCGGACATCAACCCGGACGGCCCGACCACGCTCACCGCGATCGTCGACACCGGCTCGGGCAGCATCATCTCGACGATCTTCGGTCAGGTCACCACCGTCGAGAAGCAGTGTCAGTTCATGCCGACCATCGGATCCACCGTCGTGCCCTGA
- a CDS encoding HhH-GPD-type base excision DNA repair protein, with translation MAKLQLVQDPAADELLESNPFALLTGMLLDQQYPMEHAFAGPKKIADRLGGFDVREIADYDPERFAAVCSAPPAIHRYPGSMAKRIQALAQLVVDRYDGDASAIWTSGDPDGPEVLRRLKELPGFGEQKAKIFLALLGKQYGVTPTGWRKAAGDYGKAGTFMSVADVVDAASLEKVRSYKKQAKAAKKAASGAKG, from the coding sequence GTGGCGAAACTGCAGCTGGTACAGGATCCCGCGGCCGATGAGCTGCTCGAGTCCAACCCGTTCGCGTTGCTGACCGGGATGCTGCTGGATCAGCAGTACCCGATGGAGCACGCGTTCGCGGGCCCGAAGAAGATCGCGGACCGGCTCGGCGGGTTCGATGTACGCGAGATCGCCGACTACGACCCCGAGAGGTTCGCCGCCGTGTGCTCAGCGCCTCCGGCGATCCACCGGTATCCGGGGTCGATGGCCAAGCGGATCCAGGCGCTGGCCCAGCTGGTGGTGGATCGTTACGACGGGGACGCCTCGGCGATCTGGACGTCGGGCGATCCGGACGGACCCGAGGTGCTGCGCCGGCTCAAGGAGCTGCCCGGGTTCGGCGAGCAGAAGGCCAAGATCTTCCTCGCCCTGCTGGGCAAGCAGTACGGCGTGACGCCGACCGGCTGGCGCAAGGCCGCCGGCGACTACGGCAAGGCCGGCACGTTCATGTCGGTGGCCGATGTCGTCGACGCCGCGTCGCTGGAGAAGGTGCGCTCGTACAAGAAGCAGGCCAAGGCCGCGAAGAAAGCCGCCTCCGGGGCGAAGGGCTGA
- a CDS encoding ABC transporter family substrate-binding protein translates to MNTVPRPVRVAVALFALIALAAACTVKPPPAPQSTRTAEAPPPPPPRTMQITVAIDWIGPGFNPHLLSDQSPVNAAISALVLPSSFRPVPDPDSPTGSRWELDTTLLESAEVTNDNPFTVTYRIRPEASWTDTAPIAADDYWFLWQQMVSHPGVVDPAGYDLITGVQSVDGGKTAVVTFSQPYPAWRELFNNILPAHIIKDIPGGFAAGLARSLPVTGGQFRVENIDPQRDEILLARNDRYWGPPAKPDQLLFRRGGDSAALADSLRNDHTQVAQVHGGSAAFAQLSAIPDVRTARIATPRVLQLTLRAQRAALSDVRVRKAILGLLDVDLLAAVGAGDDNIVTLAQAQIRAPSDPGYTPTAPPAMSREEALGLLREAGYVIESDQPPAGATETPGPSPSATTSTPIPGGTTPKPSEPSAPPAPPRPGERGRVTKDGVPLSLVIGAAANDPTSVAVANTAADQLRNVGIAASVSALDPVVLYGEALAKNQIDAVVGWRHAGGDLATALASRYGCPALQATAVSTTNPSTTAKETPGTAPNPTPGPGAKPSSTPTTTPPTKPPAPAPGELIQAPSNITGVCDRSIQPRIDAALRGTEDIDDVIDAVEPRLWNLATVLPILQDNTIVAAGPSVQNVSLSGPVPVGIVGDAGEWTKVRQ, encoded by the coding sequence CTGAACACCGTGCCGAGGCCCGTGCGAGTCGCAGTCGCGCTGTTCGCGCTGATCGCGCTGGCCGCGGCCTGCACGGTCAAACCGCCCCCGGCGCCGCAGAGCACCAGAACCGCCGAGGCACCGCCGCCCCCGCCGCCCCGGACCATGCAGATCACCGTGGCCATCGACTGGATCGGCCCGGGCTTCAACCCGCATCTGCTGTCGGATCAGTCGCCGGTGAACGCGGCGATCAGCGCGCTGGTGCTGCCCAGCTCCTTCCGGCCGGTGCCGGACCCGGACAGCCCGACCGGATCGCGGTGGGAGCTCGACACCACGTTGCTGGAGTCGGCGGAGGTGACCAACGACAACCCGTTCACCGTCACCTACCGGATCCGCCCGGAGGCGTCGTGGACCGACACCGCACCGATCGCCGCGGACGACTACTGGTTCCTGTGGCAGCAGATGGTCAGCCACCCCGGAGTGGTCGACCCGGCGGGCTATGACCTGATCACCGGCGTGCAGTCGGTCGACGGCGGCAAGACCGCCGTGGTGACGTTCTCCCAGCCGTACCCGGCCTGGCGGGAGTTGTTCAACAACATCCTGCCCGCGCACATCATCAAGGACATTCCCGGCGGGTTCGCCGCAGGTCTGGCCCGGTCGCTGCCGGTCACCGGCGGTCAGTTCCGGGTGGAGAACATCGACCCGCAGCGCGACGAGATCCTGTTGGCGCGCAACGACCGCTACTGGGGTCCGCCCGCCAAACCCGATCAGCTGCTGTTCCGTCGCGGCGGCGATTCGGCGGCGCTGGCCGACTCGCTGCGCAACGACCACACCCAGGTGGCCCAGGTCCACGGGGGATCGGCGGCGTTCGCCCAGCTGTCGGCGATCCCGGACGTGCGCACCGCGCGGATCGCCACGCCCCGGGTGCTGCAGTTGACGCTGCGCGCCCAGCGGGCCGCGCTGTCGGATGTGCGGGTGCGCAAGGCGATCCTCGGACTGCTGGACGTGGACCTGCTCGCCGCGGTCGGCGCGGGCGACGACAACATCGTGACGCTGGCGCAGGCGCAGATCCGTGCCCCGTCGGATCCCGGCTACACCCCGACCGCGCCGCCGGCGATGTCGCGGGAGGAGGCGCTGGGGCTGCTGCGCGAGGCGGGCTACGTCATCGAGTCCGATCAGCCCCCGGCCGGCGCGACCGAGACCCCCGGGCCCAGCCCGTCGGCCACCACCTCGACGCCGATACCCGGCGGCACCACGCCGAAACCGTCGGAGCCGTCGGCGCCGCCCGCCCCGCCGCGGCCGGGGGAGCGGGGCCGCGTCACCAAGGACGGGGTGCCGCTGTCGCTGGTCATCGGCGCGGCCGCCAACGATCCCACCTCGGTGGCGGTCGCCAACACCGCCGCCGACCAGCTGCGCAACGTCGGCATCGCCGCCTCGGTGTCGGCGCTGGACCCCGTCGTGCTCTACGGCGAGGCACTGGCGAAGAACCAGATCGACGCAGTCGTCGGGTGGCGCCACGCCGGCGGCGACCTCGCGACGGCGCTGGCCTCCCGCTACGGCTGCCCGGCGCTGCAGGCGACCGCGGTGTCGACGACCAACCCGTCCACCACAGCGAAGGAGACACCGGGAACCGCGCCGAACCCCACACCCGGACCGGGGGCCAAGCCGTCGAGCACACCCACCACCACACCGCCGACCAAGCCGCCGGCCCCCGCACCCGGCGAGCTGATCCAGGCGCCGTCCAACATCACCGGTGTCTGCGACCGCAGCATCCAGCCCAGGATCGACGCCGCGCTGCGCGGCACCGAGGACATCGACGACGTCATCGACGCCGTCGAGCCGAGGTTGTGGAACCTGGCCACGGTGCTGCCGATCCTGCAGGACAACACCATCGTCGCCGCGGGCCCGAGCGTGCAGAACGTCAGCCTGTCCGGCCCGGTGCCGGTCGGCATCGTCGGCGACGCCGGCGAGTGGACCAAGGTCCGCCAGTAG